In a genomic window of Babylonia areolata isolate BAREFJ2019XMU chromosome 3, ASM4173473v1, whole genome shotgun sequence:
- the LOC143280351 gene encoding uncharacterized protein LOC143280351, giving the protein MESLMSPPLDPTSLLVGGAVGLLSLLWWLSTRRPPGLPPGPGPALPLLGHLHLMPKDPRAQLWTWRRQYGDVFSLYMGGTLVVVLASYSAIREALVTFADVFSHRPHSFLMAKISNNKGDHRISFTQLCVCVCAGVLLLLFSRLILLTVKRS; this is encoded by the coding sequence ATGGAATCACTGATGTCACCACCACTGGACCCCACATCCCTGCTggtgggaggggcggtggggCTGCTGAGTCTGTTGTGGTGGCTGTCCACACGACGACCCCCGGGCCTCCCCCCAGGCCCTGGACCTGCCCTGCCCCTGCTGGGACACCTGCACCTGATGCCCAAAGACCCACGGGCCCAGCTGTGGACATGGAGACGTCAGTACGGGGACGTGTTCAGTCTGTACATGGGAGGgacgctggtggtggtgctggccaGCTATTCAGCCATCCGTGAAGCCCTCGTCACCTTCGCTGATGTCTTCTCGCATCGTCCGCACTCGTTTCTCATGGCTAagatcagcaacaacaaaggtGATCATAGGATCTCGTtcactcagttgtgtgtgtgtgtttgtgcaggtgtgttattgttgttgtttagtcgTCTGATattacttacagtgaaaagatcgTAA